The genomic interval TGCAAAACAAGCCCTTTTGCACACACACAAGCATCCCTTCTTTTGCAAATTAATACGACATTAAGAAGATATGAAGGATGCTCAGTGCGTATGCAGCTTTTAAGGACTATTGCAGATTTAAAATTTGCTGGTGTACTACCGCGAGATGACGGACCTTATCGTCAAACAGCGGGATATATACGTGAACTTTGGTGCCGCCGTTATCATTAACGCTGATATTGATAAAGCCGCCATGTTCTGCTACGATACGGTGCGCCACCGGAAGCCCCAGACCCATCCGGTCCAGCTTGGTGGTATAAAACGGTTCAAAAATTCTGGGCAGCATTTCCGCCACTACTCCGGGTCCGGTATCATGAATCGCTATGACCAGCATGTTAATTTCGGCGTTGAGCCAGGACTTAACCGTTAAAACACCATCCTCCGGCATGGCTTCCATCGCGTTTTGCATAATATTGACCATTGCCTGCTGCAACAGGTTGCTGTCAGCACAGATGGTGGGCAAATCCTTGGCCAGTTGCTTTTGAATTGTAATCTTCTCACCGCCTAACTGTTTAAAAGTCAACAACAGCGCTTCTTCCAGCACTCTGTTAATATCGGCTCCCGGCTGTTTCTCCACCGCCGGTTTGGCGAACATGACCAATTCCTTTACCACACCGTTAATGTAAGACACTTCATCCAGCATGGTCTCTAAAATATCCCGCCTGACGGTATACTTGTCGTCTTCCAGACGATTAACCATCACTTGCAGGTAGCCGCTGATCGTAGTTAACGGCGTTCGCACATGATGGGCAACACCGGCGGCCAATTCGCCCAAGGACATCAGCATTTGTGTTGTCTGAATTTGTTTTATTGCCGCCCGGACGGCTGAAACATCCTGCATGATCACAATCATGCCGCTGACAGCCCCTGAAGAATCAAGCAGTTTCAGTGTATCCACATGCAGATAAACATACTGGTCTTTGATTTTCACTTTAAGATTGGTGGTATTGAGATCATCAAATTCACCAATGGAGAATATTTTAAGAAAATTTTCTCCGTAGCCGTCAAACACCACATTCGCCCGCTTCCCCAAAATTTTAGCGCGGTCGGTAGAACAAATCCGTTCAGCCTCACGATTAAGATTCTTAATGCGCATTGCCCCATCCAGATAAATAACGCCGGTCGTGGTAGCCTCAAAGTACTCTTTATATTCATCGTCCCGAAGACATACCACTTTGTTGCTTAACGCTGCTGTTGAATACATCTTACGTCACTCTCCATTTTGTTTAGTCCGGTTGGTGATTAGAAAACCCGGCTTACGCCGAGTTTGGAACTACACAAAAACTGTCATTTGTAATTATTCAGTGGTCGAAATATGCCTGATGTGTAATCGTATAAATAAAGTTCTTGTAAATAAATGTATTTCCTGCTAAAATAGTCTAATAACTTTTCGTAAAAAAACGACATAATAACCGCATTTATTCCTTTTAGGCGGCAAAAAATCGACAATATCACATTTTCTCTCTCGATTAACCGTGAATGCCAAAAGCTTCCCTGGCATGATTCAACAATAATTGCCGGTAAGTAAAATCAAATTTGCTGCTTAACTTATCTAAAATTACATTTTATTGAATAAATTACATATATTTACATTTAACGCAGTTTTTGTTTACTTAACGTAATATTGGCTGCAGTTTATCATAAACAGGCTTGACAACATTCTTTTAAATGTGATATTATATCAATTGTCCGGTTGCGGACAGTAATAAATCAGCAATGCCGAAGTGGCGGAATTGGCAGACGCACTTGACTCAAAATCAAGCGTGGTAGCCCCACGTGCCGGTTCGAGTCCGGCCTTCGGCACCAGTAAATTCAAGCCTTCCAGGATATATTCCTGGAAGGCTTTTTAATATTTTAGAGTTTTGACGCCAAAACCTATGAGAATATAAAAATAGCGAGTATAACCAGTATCAAACTGCAAAAAGAAATAGCGGCTTGCGCCGCTCCTGGTAGTTACTCCAAATTTCTTTACATAACACCTGTTTTTCATCGCAACATTTAGTTGGTTTACACTTCCAGACCGGAAGTATTATTGGAAATTCGCATGCTTATCTCCTCCCGCCAGCGTCCTCATTCATAGCATATAAACTGGAGGTAAGCTTGCTTGATTGATTTTCTGCACTTTGCGCATCAAAATAGCAACTACCTCCGTCTATAAACCCCATTGGATGCTTTTAATATTCCTCGCCAAGCTCCTATCTAAGTTAAAAACAAAAAGGCAAGGTTATATACCTAACCCTGCCCCTGTAATCATTCATTCAAACTAAGCTTGTTTGTTAGTTTCTATAAACGAACCAATTAACTGCCTGGCAATGCTGAAGGGAATAGGCTTTAGCTTAATGCCTGGGATATCATCAATTGCGTACCAGTCGGCATGGAGAAGCTCATTATGTTCTACGCTAAGATCACCACTGTCATATTCCGCGGTAAAGGCAATCATCAGGGAATGGGGAAACGGCCACGGCTGACTTCCAAAATAAGCGATGTTTTTTATTTCAATCCCCACCTCTTCCCGGACTTCCCTTTTCAGACACTCTTCCAGCGTTTCTCCTGATTCCACAAAGCCGGCGACAACAGTATAAAAATCAGTTTTTAGATTCTTTACTAAAAGAATCCTGTCACCCTTGGTGATTGATAATATTACAGCCGGAGATAAACGGGGAAAAGACAGATAGCCGCATTTCGGGCACAATTTAGCTCGTTCACCAGCTTTAGTCTCGGTAGATTTGCCGCATTTCCCGCAG from Dendrosporobacter quercicolus carries:
- the nudC gene encoding NAD(+) diphosphatase, producing the protein MNFQSGCVPPEQTDGPAFWFLFQQNKLLVKKEDGSFAIPASDDLDLHRIKLTNRHYIGKIGEQACYTATYPAAQLAPGKMEFQGLMELYGHIEEMMFRVAGCATQIVTWDETHKFCGKCGKSTETKAGERAKLCPKCGYLSFPRLSPAVILSITKGDRILLVKNLKTDFYTVVAGFVESGETLEECLKREVREEVGIEIKNIAYFGSQPWPFPHSLMIAFTAEYDSGDLSVEHNELLHADWYAIDDIPGIKLKPIPFSIARQLIGSFIETNKQA
- a CDS encoding two-component system sensor histidine kinase NtrB yields the protein MYSTAALSNKVVCLRDDEYKEYFEATTTGVIYLDGAMRIKNLNREAERICSTDRAKILGKRANVVFDGYGENFLKIFSIGEFDDLNTTNLKVKIKDQYVYLHVDTLKLLDSSGAVSGMIVIMQDVSAVRAAIKQIQTTQMLMSLGELAAGVAHHVRTPLTTISGYLQVMVNRLEDDKYTVRRDILETMLDEVSYINGVVKELVMFAKPAVEKQPGADINRVLEEALLLTFKQLGGEKITIQKQLAKDLPTICADSNLLQQAMVNIMQNAMEAMPEDGVLTVKSWLNAEINMLVIAIHDTGPGVVAEMLPRIFEPFYTTKLDRMGLGLPVAHRIVAEHGGFINISVNDNGGTKVHVYIPLFDDKVRHLAVVHQQILNLQ